A DNA window from Sulfitobacter noctilucicola contains the following coding sequences:
- a CDS encoding crotonase/enoyl-CoA hydratase family protein, with product MTLPPTQDMVTTLDIDGDIATLTFNRPAKRNAMNKALIEALDAFFSKPPEGINAVILTGNGGHFCSGLDLSEHETRTPEATMQHSRDWHRITERMEFGGLPIVSALTGSVIGGGMEIATATHVRIAEPSVRFQLPEGRRGIFVGGGATVRVGRLLGPDRMREMMLTGRSYGADEALALGLTHYAVGEGEALPLARDLARKVADNAPFSNALMIESLARISDMSRADGFYAESLAAAMAQTTEGASEGLRAFLEKRPPNFRP from the coding sequence ATGACACTGCCCCCCACACAAGACATGGTAACCACACTAGATATCGACGGCGATATAGCCACGCTGACCTTCAATCGGCCAGCCAAGCGCAACGCGATGAACAAGGCGTTGATCGAGGCGCTGGACGCGTTTTTCAGCAAGCCGCCAGAGGGGATCAACGCCGTGATCCTGACCGGCAATGGCGGCCATTTCTGTTCGGGTCTTGATTTGTCAGAGCACGAGACCCGCACCCCGGAAGCCACAATGCAGCATTCGCGTGACTGGCACCGGATCACAGAGCGGATGGAGTTTGGCGGGCTGCCTATTGTGTCGGCACTGACCGGTTCTGTGATTGGCGGCGGCATGGAGATTGCAACGGCGACCCATGTCCGCATTGCAGAACCTTCGGTGCGGTTCCAACTGCCTGAAGGGCGTCGCGGCATTTTTGTCGGTGGGGGTGCGACGGTGCGGGTGGGTCGTCTGCTTGGGCCTGATAGGATGCGTGAAATGATGCTGACAGGCCGCAGCTACGGTGCTGACGAAGCGCTGGCGCTGGGGCTTACCCATTACGCAGTTGGTGAAGGTGAGGCGCTGCCACTGGCGCGAGATCTGGCACGAAAGGTCGCCGATAATGCGCCGTTTTCAAACGCCCTGATGATCGAATCGCTGGCACGGATCAGTGACATGTCCCGCGCAGACGGATTTTATGCCGAGAGTCTGGCCGCAGCCATGGCCCAAACCACCGAAGGTGCAAGCGAAGGGTTACGTGCTTTTCTCGAAAAGCGCCCGCCGAATTTCCGCCCCTAG
- the lipB gene encoding lipoyl(octanoyl) transferase LipB, with protein MVEWITTDGLTPYRKAEERMEARVAAIAAGTADECIWLVEHPPLYTAGTSAKSEDLTDPDRFDVFETKRGGQYTYHGPGQRVAYVMLDVGKRGRDVRCFVRDLEAWVIDTLAQFNLRGEIRDGRVGVWVQRPEKPPQADGTPAEDKIAAIGIRLRKWISFHGISINVEPDLSHFGGIVPCGIADHGVTSLVDLGLPVTMDDLDLALRESFTTVFGDAI; from the coding sequence ATGGTAGAATGGATCACAACAGACGGGCTAACGCCTTACCGCAAGGCCGAAGAGCGTATGGAAGCCCGCGTGGCAGCTATCGCCGCTGGCACTGCGGATGAATGCATTTGGCTGGTGGAGCATCCTCCGCTTTATACCGCCGGCACATCGGCGAAGTCCGAAGATCTGACCGATCCTGACCGTTTCGATGTGTTCGAAACGAAACGCGGTGGCCAGTACACCTATCACGGACCGGGCCAGCGGGTTGCCTATGTCATGCTAGATGTGGGGAAACGGGGGCGCGATGTCCGCTGTTTCGTACGTGATCTGGAGGCTTGGGTAATCGACACACTGGCGCAATTCAATTTGCGTGGTGAAATTCGTGACGGTCGCGTCGGCGTTTGGGTGCAGCGGCCGGAAAAACCGCCGCAGGCGGACGGGACACCTGCCGAAGACAAAATCGCCGCCATCGGAATACGTCTGCGAAAATGGATCAGCTTTCACGGCATCAGCATCAATGTGGAGCCGGACTTGAGCCACTTTGGTGGTATCGTGCCTTGTGGGATCGCCGATCACGGCGTGACATCACTTGTTGATCTGGGTTTGCCCGTGACGATGGACGACCTCGATCTCGCTTTGCGCGAAAGCTTCACAACTGTTTTCGGCGACGCAATCTGA
- a CDS encoding helix-turn-helix domain-containing protein, translating to MSAPQIIPIFTLYGETEAFPDVVHCERFSARAAALGWRISAHRHAHIAQLFLIQDGGVSATVDGAAMSLKSGQFLYIPAQMVHRFEFEPGTEGQVLSVPVGVVAAISPQSDDLRGALEKPMISETPTRLATLTELLLATVEDNGTFRTQETLALAHAILSLVAQSADDAAPLKDGKRNIRLPQFDQLIAKNLAAGWGASDYAAALSVSTGHLSRLCRDSTGLGATAYIEQARIEEACRLLAFTRLTVSEIGYRLGYDDPSYFSRRFRVVRNQAPSAYRKKFLE from the coding sequence ATGTCGGCCCCGCAGATCATCCCTATTTTTACGCTTTATGGTGAAACCGAAGCGTTCCCAGATGTGGTTCATTGCGAAAGATTCTCGGCACGCGCAGCCGCACTGGGCTGGCGTATCTCAGCCCATCGCCACGCGCATATTGCGCAGCTGTTCCTCATCCAGGACGGAGGCGTCTCGGCCACCGTAGATGGTGCAGCCATGTCTCTCAAAAGCGGTCAGTTTCTTTATATACCTGCGCAGATGGTACATCGGTTCGAATTTGAACCTGGAACCGAGGGTCAGGTCTTGTCAGTGCCTGTCGGTGTGGTTGCTGCAATTTCACCACAGTCTGACGATCTGCGCGGCGCGCTCGAAAAACCGATGATCAGTGAAACGCCCACAAGGTTGGCCACATTGACCGAATTGTTGCTCGCCACTGTTGAAGACAACGGTACTTTTCGAACGCAAGAAACCCTCGCTCTTGCCCATGCCATCCTAAGCCTAGTGGCACAATCCGCAGATGATGCGGCACCGTTAAAGGATGGTAAGCGCAATATTCGCCTGCCCCAGTTTGACCAACTGATCGCTAAGAATCTGGCCGCTGGTTGGGGGGCGTCGGACTATGCAGCCGCTCTCTCGGTGAGCACTGGCCATCTGAGCCGTCTGTGCCGCGATTCCACTGGCTTAGGAGCAACCGCGTATATCGAGCAGGCCCGGATCGAGGAAGCCTGCCGCCTATTGGCGTTTACCCGCCTCACCGTATCCGAAATCGGGTACCGGCTGGGATATGACGATCCATCGTATTTTTCGCGACGCTTTCGCGTTGTGCGCAATCAGGCACCGAGTGCGTATCGAAAGAAGTTTTTGGAGTGA
- the pcaG gene encoding protocatechuate 3,4-dioxygenase subunit alpha, translating into MVQHLDTLIETPSQTAGPYVHIGCIPSFAGVEGIYSQDLGTTPIAEGAKGESITITGSVFDGTGWAMRDAMMESWQADAAGRYPGQPDADPNVSGFCRFAADKDSGEFVLHTIKPGAVQDRNGAIMAPHITLWIVARGINIGLHTRIYFEDEDNSADPLLARIEQRPRVDTLLARKTGEGQYRFDIRLRGDDETVFLDM; encoded by the coding sequence ATGGTGCAACACCTTGATACATTGATAGAAACGCCAAGCCAGACCGCAGGGCCCTATGTACACATCGGTTGCATCCCGTCTTTTGCAGGGGTGGAAGGTATCTATTCGCAAGACCTTGGCACCACCCCAATTGCAGAGGGCGCCAAGGGCGAAAGCATCACGATCACAGGGTCGGTTTTTGACGGCACAGGCTGGGCGATGCGTGATGCCATGATGGAAAGCTGGCAAGCTGATGCGGCTGGTCGCTATCCCGGTCAGCCTGATGCCGATCCGAATGTCAGCGGGTTCTGCCGTTTTGCCGCCGACAAGGACAGTGGCGAATTTGTCCTGCATACCATCAAGCCCGGTGCGGTACAGGATCGCAACGGCGCCATCATGGCTCCGCACATTACGCTTTGGATCGTGGCACGCGGTATAAACATCGGCCTGCACACACGCATCTACTTCGAAGACGAGGACAACAGCGCTGATCCGCTTCTGGCCCGTATTGAGCAGCGACCGCGCGTCGATACGTTGCTGGCCCGCAAAACGGGCGAGGGGCAGTACCGCTTTGATATCCGCCTGCGCGGTGACGATGAGACTGTTTTTCTGGATATGTAA
- a CDS encoding DUF3237 domain-containing protein — MNLPEPKLEHVCNLEVTLDPIREMGSGRAGQRRIIPIVGGVVRGPQLSGKILNVGADWQTVFDDGLAELDTRYAMETDDGAVIEIINYGYRHGPTDVIEAIARGEDVAPDSYYMRTHARLETGDARYAWVNRILFVGVGARAKQAVHLKLYAVR, encoded by the coding sequence ATGAACCTACCAGAACCGAAGCTAGAACATGTCTGCAATCTTGAGGTGACACTCGATCCGATCCGCGAGATGGGATCAGGCCGCGCAGGACAGCGGCGGATTATTCCAATTGTCGGCGGCGTTGTACGTGGCCCCCAGCTTTCTGGCAAAATTCTGAATGTCGGTGCTGACTGGCAGACTGTATTCGATGATGGCTTGGCCGAGTTGGACACACGCTATGCTATGGAAACGGATGACGGCGCGGTGATCGAAATCATCAACTATGGATACCGCCACGGTCCGACAGACGTCATCGAAGCCATCGCCCGCGGCGAAGATGTAGCGCCCGACAGCTATTACATGCGCACCCATGCACGACTTGAAACGGGCGATGCACGGTACGCTTGGGTGAACCGGATACTCTTTGTCGGTGTCGGAGCAAGAGCGAAACAAGCTGTGCATCTAAAGCTGTATGCGGTGCGATAG
- a CDS encoding flavin-dependent oxidoreductase translates to MSDSKVIIAGGGIGGLSLALTLHQIGVPCMVIESVREMRPLGVGVNLQPNAVRELFDLGFAAEDLDAVGLPALEWALVGLNGKEVYAEPRGTNAGYRWPQYAVHRGQFHMMLYQKVVERLGPDAVKLGTKVVGYKSTADGVEAILRSADGTDATISGKLLVGADGIHSAVRAQMHPDQPPIHWGGALLWRGTSRVKPIRTTSSFVGLGTHEHRMVIYPISHADDDGYATVNWIAEVTMHENNGWQDDRWFKPVKTADFVHNFDDFKYDWLDVPAMISATDQAYENPMIDRDPVPTWIDGPVALMGDAAHAMYPTGSNGASQAIIDAREIGAQILSHGLTPAALAAYNAKLCGPISELVLRNRGAGPFGMLNLLDERCGGVFDDIEDVIPQAERDAYMAKYKAAAGFAIDTLNAAEPTIPTGARLS, encoded by the coding sequence ATGAGCGATAGCAAAGTAATCATCGCGGGCGGGGGCATTGGCGGTCTGTCGCTAGCTCTGACCCTGCACCAAATCGGTGTGCCATGTATGGTGATTGAAAGCGTTCGCGAGATGCGGCCTTTGGGGGTTGGCGTAAATTTGCAACCCAATGCCGTACGTGAATTGTTCGATCTGGGTTTCGCAGCAGAAGACCTTGATGCGGTAGGCCTGCCTGCGCTGGAATGGGCTCTTGTCGGGCTGAATGGCAAGGAGGTCTACGCAGAGCCGCGGGGCACGAATGCCGGATACAGATGGCCGCAGTACGCCGTCCATCGCGGCCAGTTTCACATGATGCTCTATCAAAAAGTGGTCGAGCGGCTTGGCCCGGACGCGGTCAAGCTGGGCACCAAGGTCGTTGGGTACAAATCAACCGCCGATGGCGTAGAGGCGATATTGCGCAGCGCTGATGGGACTGATGCCACGATTTCGGGTAAGTTGCTTGTTGGAGCGGACGGTATTCATTCTGCCGTGCGGGCACAGATGCACCCGGATCAACCCCCGATCCATTGGGGCGGTGCGCTTCTGTGGCGGGGCACATCTAGGGTCAAACCGATCCGGACCACCTCATCGTTTGTGGGCCTTGGCACGCATGAGCATCGCATGGTGATCTACCCGATCTCCCATGCAGACGATGATGGATATGCAACGGTCAACTGGATCGCAGAAGTCACCATGCACGAAAACAACGGCTGGCAGGACGATCGGTGGTTCAAACCTGTCAAGACCGCGGACTTCGTGCATAATTTCGATGATTTCAAGTATGACTGGCTGGATGTGCCAGCGATGATCAGCGCGACGGATCAGGCCTACGAGAACCCGATGATCGACCGTGATCCGGTGCCCACATGGATCGACGGGCCGGTGGCACTTATGGGGGATGCCGCACATGCGATGTATCCGACGGGCTCGAACGGGGCCAGTCAGGCCATCATCGACGCGCGCGAGATCGGTGCGCAAATTTTATCACACGGGCTGACCCCGGCTGCCTTGGCCGCCTACAACGCCAAACTATGCGGTCCCATATCGGAGCTCGTTTTGCGCAATAGGGGGGCAGGACCGTTCGGAATGCTCAATCTGTTGGACGAACGGTGTGGCGGCGTGTTCGACGACATCGAGGATGTGATCCCGCAAGCGGAGCGCGACGCCTATATGGCCAAATATAAAGCTGCTGCCGGTTTTGCCATTGATACGCTTAATGCTGCCGAACCGACAATCCCGACAGGTGCGCGTTTAAGCTAG
- the pcaH gene encoding protocatechuate 3,4-dioxygenase subunit beta has protein sequence MTEKSALMARRREVHPVPYSPEYKTSVTRAPSLPLLSMESTTSEETGPRFGHSTIGPHDNNLISNYTQGKALAVGERIRVHGRVLDENARPVAGALIEVWQANAGGRYRHVKDTYFAPLDPNFGGCGRTLTDENGYYEFMTIRPGAYPWPNRANDWRPMHIHFSVFGHAFGQRLITQMYFEGDPLIDLCPIAATVKDRSQLDRLVAPLDLQNARGMDYLAYKFDIVLRGHRQTMFENKPEGM, from the coding sequence ATGACAGAAAAATCCGCGCTGATGGCGCGTCGGCGCGAGGTACATCCCGTGCCGTATTCGCCGGAGTACAAAACATCTGTGACCCGGGCACCGTCGCTGCCGCTGCTGTCGATGGAATCAACCACCAGCGAAGAAACCGGCCCGCGCTTTGGTCACAGCACTATTGGTCCGCACGATAACAATCTGATCTCCAACTACACGCAGGGCAAGGCATTGGCCGTGGGCGAACGCATCCGCGTGCATGGGCGGGTGCTTGACGAAAACGCGCGACCGGTGGCTGGCGCGTTGATTGAGGTGTGGCAGGCCAATGCGGGCGGTCGCTACCGTCATGTGAAAGATACCTACTTTGCACCGCTTGACCCGAATTTTGGCGGATGTGGCCGGACCCTGACGGATGAGAATGGATATTACGAATTCATGACGATCCGGCCCGGTGCCTACCCTTGGCCGAACCGCGCCAATGACTGGCGCCCGATGCATATCCATTTCTCAGTCTTCGGCCATGCCTTCGGGCAACGTCTGATCACCCAGATGTATTTCGAGGGCGATCCGTTGATCGACCTTTGTCCGATCGCAGCTACCGTCAAAGATCGCAGCCAGCTAGACCGGCTGGTGGCACCCCTTGATCTGCAAAATGCGCGGGGGATGGATTACCTCGCGTACAAATTCGACATCGTGCTGCGGGGCCACCGCCAGACGATGTTTGAAAACAAGCCGGAGGGCATGTGA
- a CDS encoding peptidoglycan-binding domain-containing protein encodes MQFKAITGAILGASLIFIPVERAQADAGDFIAGAIIGGIVGANAKKQRTKTYRKKTYVKKKTYRPKIPVTQEGRSIQASLNYFGFDAGAVDGQLGKKTRNAISQYQAYLGYPITGQMSAFEQNLLISSYNRAQAGGYAVQQQVASTPDGTRGLLKTYRAEMAGQAPANAPVMANTIAPQPAPAPVPTSTVVAAAAPLAAASGLAAAVAPSTGLPNFMGAGSQASLASHCNTVSLITNTNGGFTTLASMSDPNVAINEQFCLARTYAIAKSEELVSQIQGFTPDQIAQQCEGFGPAMKEHVSSLSLKPRDGVVADVSSFILTTGMSPAQLAGTARICMGVGYRTDNMDVAVGSALLLYAMGEGVYGELMGHHLSQGFGTARRIDMAQSWYQAGLTAVDTGAAAVFVPGQPERTELIRAASQRMAGVPAAATLPQPVPASTGGLPSFTISE; translated from the coding sequence ATGCAATTTAAAGCAATCACGGGGGCCATTCTTGGGGCCTCGCTTATTTTCATTCCGGTCGAACGGGCACAGGCGGACGCCGGTGACTTTATCGCCGGTGCCATTATCGGAGGCATTGTTGGTGCAAATGCCAAAAAGCAGCGCACCAAAACCTACCGCAAGAAAACCTATGTCAAAAAGAAAACCTATCGGCCTAAAATCCCTGTGACGCAGGAAGGGCGCAGCATTCAGGCATCGTTGAACTATTTCGGGTTCGACGCAGGTGCGGTTGACGGGCAGCTGGGCAAAAAGACCCGCAATGCCATATCGCAGTATCAGGCCTATCTGGGCTATCCGATCACCGGGCAGATGTCCGCGTTCGAACAGAACCTTCTGATTTCGAGCTACAACAGGGCGCAGGCTGGCGGCTATGCTGTGCAGCAACAGGTTGCCTCGACGCCTGATGGTACGCGCGGATTGCTCAAGACATATCGTGCCGAAATGGCGGGACAGGCACCAGCAAACGCACCTGTGATGGCAAATACTATTGCGCCGCAACCTGCACCGGCTCCTGTGCCAACCAGCACCGTCGTGGCGGCGGCGGCACCCCTTGCTGCAGCGTCAGGGCTTGCGGCGGCGGTTGCGCCATCGACTGGTTTGCCCAATTTCATGGGGGCAGGGTCGCAGGCCTCACTCGCATCCCATTGTAATACAGTGTCCTTGATCACCAACACGAATGGCGGCTTTACCACGCTGGCCAGCATGTCGGACCCCAATGTCGCCATTAACGAACAGTTCTGCCTTGCACGCACCTACGCGATCGCGAAGTCGGAAGAGCTTGTCAGCCAGATCCAGGGGTTCACACCTGACCAGATTGCCCAGCAATGCGAAGGCTTCGGCCCCGCGATGAAAGAGCATGTGTCCTCCTTGTCGCTCAAGCCACGTGACGGCGTTGTGGCAGATGTCTCCTCGTTCATCCTGACCACGGGTATGTCGCCGGCGCAGCTTGCCGGAACCGCACGGATTTGCATGGGGGTCGGGTACCGGACAGACAATATGGACGTTGCCGTCGGCTCCGCGCTATTGCTTTATGCCATGGGCGAGGGGGTCTATGGCGAATTGATGGGCCACCACCTGAGCCAAGGGTTCGGAACGGCGCGCCGGATTGATATGGCTCAAAGCTGGTATCAGGCAGGTTTGACCGCAGTTGATACCGGCGCTGCAGCCGTGTTTGTGCCGGGCCAGCCCGAGCGCACAGAGCTGATCCGGGCTGCGTCCCAGCGCATGGCAGGTGTCCCGGCTGCGGCAACTTTGCCGCAACCTGTGCCGGCATCAACAGGCGGATTGCCCAGCTTTACCATCAGCGAATAA
- the ctaD gene encoding cytochrome c oxidase subunit I yields the protein MADAAIHGHDHEDERGFFTRWFMSTNHKDIGILYLIVSALAGFVSVAFTVYMRLELMNPGVQYMCMEGARFIADSSAVCTPNGHLWNVLITGHGILMMFFVVIPALFGGFGNYFMPLQIGAPDMAFPRMNNLSFWLYVAGTTLAVCSVLAPGGNGQAGSGVGWVLYPPLSVKEGGMSMDLAIFAVHVSGASSILGAINMITTFLNMRAPGMTLFKVPLFSWSIFVTSWLILLSLPVLAGAITMLLMDRNFGFAFFDPAGGGDPVLYQHILWFFGHPEVYIIILPGFGIISHVIATFSRKPIFGYLPMVWAIIAIGALGFVVWAHHMYTVGMTLNQQAYFMLATMVIAVPTGVKVFSWIATMWGGSVELKTPMLWAFGFLFLFTVGGVTGIVLSQAAVDRYYHDTYYVVAHFHYVMSLGAVFAIFAGIYFYFPKMTGRMYPEWAGKLHFWAMFIGANLTFFPQHFLGRQGMPRRYIDYPEAFAYWNQWSSIGAFLSFASFLFFFGVMAYALRKGARVTQNNPWNEYADTLEWTLPCPPPEHTFEILPKQEEWDKQPGH from the coding sequence ATGGCAGACGCAGCCATTCACGGGCACGATCACGAAGACGAACGGGGGTTCTTCACCCGTTGGTTCATGTCCACCAACCACAAAGACATCGGTATTTTGTACCTGATCGTCTCAGCACTTGCGGGTTTTGTATCCGTTGCCTTCACCGTCTACATGCGGTTGGAGCTGATGAACCCCGGCGTTCAGTACATGTGTATGGAAGGCGCGCGTTTCATCGCCGATTCTTCCGCAGTGTGTACGCCGAACGGGCATCTTTGGAATGTTCTGATCACAGGTCACGGCATTCTTATGATGTTCTTCGTTGTTATTCCGGCCCTCTTTGGCGGTTTTGGCAACTATTTCATGCCCTTGCAAATCGGTGCGCCTGATATGGCGTTTCCGCGGATGAACAACCTGTCGTTCTGGCTCTATGTGGCTGGTACAACACTGGCTGTCTGCTCTGTCCTTGCCCCGGGTGGTAACGGTCAGGCCGGTTCCGGTGTGGGTTGGGTACTGTATCCACCGCTGTCCGTTAAAGAAGGCGGCATGTCGATGGACCTCGCCATCTTCGCGGTTCACGTGTCTGGTGCGTCCTCCATCCTTGGTGCGATCAACATGATCACCACATTCCTGAACATGCGTGCGCCCGGCATGACACTGTTCAAGGTGCCGCTGTTCTCATGGTCGATCTTCGTCACAAGCTGGCTGATCCTTCTGTCCCTGCCCGTTCTGGCTGGTGCGATCACGATGCTTCTGATGGACCGTAACTTTGGTTTCGCCTTCTTTGATCCGGCAGGCGGCGGTGATCCGGTTCTTTACCAGCACATCCTGTGGTTCTTCGGCCACCCTGAAGTGTACATCATCATTCTGCCCGGTTTCGGTATCATCAGCCACGTCATCGCGACTTTCTCGCGCAAGCCGATCTTTGGCTACCTGCCAATGGTCTGGGCGATCATCGCAATCGGTGCACTGGGCTTCGTCGTTTGGGCGCACCACATGTACACTGTTGGTATGACACTGAACCAGCAGGCCTACTTCATGCTTGCGACCATGGTCATCGCGGTTCCGACCGGCGTTAAGGTCTTCTCATGGATCGCAACCATGTGGGGCGGTTCGGTTGAACTGAAGACGCCAATGCTCTGGGCGTTCGGCTTCCTGTTCCTCTTCACCGTTGGTGGTGTAACAGGTATCGTTCTGTCGCAGGCTGCTGTGGACCGCTACTACCACGATACGTACTACGTTGTGGCACACTTCCACTACGTGATGTCGCTGGGCGCTGTCTTTGCCATCTTCGCGGGTATCTACTTCTACTTCCCAAAGATGACGGGCCGCATGTATCCTGAATGGGCAGGCAAGCTGCACTTCTGGGCGATGTTCATCGGTGCGAACCTGACCTTCTTCCCACAGCACTTCTTGGGTCGTCAGGGCATGCCGCGTCGTTACATCGACTATCCTGAGGCATTTGCATACTGGAACCAGTGGTCGTCCATCGGCGCTTTCCTGAGCTTTGCATCCTTCCTCTTCTTCTTTGGTGTAATGGCCTATGCACTGCGCAAAGGCGCACGTGTGACACAGAACAACCCATGGAACGAATATGCGGATACGCTTGAGTGGACACTTCCATGCCCACCACCGGAGCATACGTTTGAAATTCTTCCCAAGCAGGAAGAATGGGACAAACAGCCGGGTCACTAA
- a CDS encoding DsbA family oxidoreductase has translation MSDATPQDADVVQIDIVSDVMCPWCIVGFKQLEQALGMTGTGAYIRWHPFELNPAMPPEGQNLREHIVEKYGSTPEQSDQARTQLQSLGKALGIDFAYSPDSRIVNTFTCHQLLGWAQTKGMQHPLKMALFDAHFTQGRDVSDVSVLLDIAASVGLDRDAAHDILKSGSRAEETRAHQHFWTSRGVSGVPSMVFDGRYMLTGAQGAQTYAQMLEKIRAERAAA, from the coding sequence ATGAGCGACGCAACACCGCAGGATGCAGATGTCGTCCAGATTGATATTGTGTCAGATGTGATGTGTCCGTGGTGCATCGTGGGTTTCAAACAACTGGAGCAAGCATTGGGAATGACGGGAACCGGCGCTTACATCCGCTGGCACCCTTTCGAGCTTAATCCGGCGATGCCGCCCGAGGGGCAGAACCTGCGCGAACATATCGTTGAGAAATACGGCAGCACGCCGGAGCAGTCCGATCAGGCCCGAACGCAATTGCAATCACTGGGCAAAGCGCTTGGCATTGATTTCGCATATTCACCGGACAGCCGCATCGTGAATACATTTACATGTCACCAATTGCTCGGCTGGGCACAAACCAAAGGAATGCAGCATCCGTTGAAGATGGCCTTGTTCGATGCGCATTTTACTCAAGGGCGGGACGTATCAGATGTGTCTGTGCTTCTGGACATAGCCGCCTCGGTCGGGTTGGACCGCGATGCAGCACACGACATTCTGAAAAGCGGGAGCCGTGCAGAGGAAACCCGTGCCCACCAACATTTCTGGACATCGCGTGGTGTGTCAGGCGTGCCTTCGATGGTGTTCGACGGGCGCTATATGCTGACGGGCGCCCAAGGTGCGCAGACCTATGCACAGATGCTTGAGAAGATCCGCGCAGAACGCGCCGCCGCCTGA
- the pobA gene encoding 4-hydroxybenzoate 3-monooxygenase, which produces MKTQVVIIGGGPSGLLLSQLLNRAGIETLVLERASRDRVLSRIRAGVLEAGTVQMLREAGVAERMEREGIPHAGCYLTDDDLMVRINFEGLTGSPVMVYGQTEVTVDLYAAQDAMGTTIVHDVEDVVINDADSTAPFVEYTSAGKRIRVDCDYVAGCDGFHGVSRPTIPAEKRREFERVYPFGWLGVLSRTPPAHHELIYANSSNGFALASMRNENLSRYYVQVSLTDKVENWSDERFWDKLQSCLPSEVANTMITGPSIEKSIAPLRSYVNEPLRWGRLFLVGDATHIVPPTGAKGLNLAVSDVFYLHQALIDALKNHDETGIDGYSERALKRIWKAMRFSWQMTSMLHQFEGEDSFAAQMRKATLAHLAQSETARRELAENYIGLPF; this is translated from the coding sequence ATGAAGACACAGGTGGTTATCATCGGCGGCGGGCCATCCGGGCTATTGCTGTCTCAATTACTCAATAGGGCAGGGATCGAGACGCTTGTTTTGGAGCGGGCAAGCCGGGACCGCGTCCTGTCCCGCATTCGCGCTGGCGTGCTTGAGGCCGGAACGGTTCAGATGCTGCGCGAAGCTGGGGTGGCCGAGCGTATGGAGCGGGAGGGGATACCGCACGCGGGTTGTTACCTGACAGACGATGATCTGATGGTGCGGATCAACTTTGAAGGACTGACAGGCAGTCCGGTGATGGTTTATGGCCAAACCGAAGTCACTGTTGATCTTTATGCCGCTCAGGATGCGATGGGTACAACAATCGTACACGACGTTGAGGATGTCGTGATTAACGACGCCGATAGCACCGCCCCTTTCGTCGAATACACAAGTGCGGGAAAACGCATACGGGTCGATTGCGACTATGTTGCGGGATGTGACGGGTTTCACGGTGTGAGCCGTCCAACGATACCGGCCGAGAAAAGACGTGAATTCGAACGTGTTTATCCCTTTGGATGGCTTGGCGTTCTGTCACGCACCCCGCCTGCCCATCACGAACTGATCTATGCGAACTCCTCAAACGGCTTTGCCTTGGCGTCGATGCGGAATGAGAACCTGAGCCGGTACTACGTGCAGGTTTCACTGACCGATAAGGTCGAGAATTGGAGCGACGAAAGGTTCTGGGACAAGCTGCAAAGCTGTTTGCCGTCGGAAGTGGCCAACACCATGATCACCGGGCCATCCATTGAAAAATCCATCGCCCCGTTGCGGTCGTACGTGAACGAACCTTTGCGGTGGGGACGGCTGTTTTTGGTCGGGGACGCCACCCATATCGTGCCTCCAACCGGTGCCAAGGGTTTGAACCTTGCAGTGTCAGATGTCTTTTATTTGCATCAGGCTTTGATAGACGCGCTTAAAAATCACGATGAAACAGGCATCGACGGCTATTCCGAACGCGCGCTTAAACGTATCTGGAAGGCGATGCGGTTTAGCTGGCAGATGACCTCGATGCTTCATCAATTCGAGGGTGAAGACAGTTTTGCAGCACAGATGCGAAAGGCAACGCTCGCCCATCTGGCGCAGTCGGAAACCGCGCGGCGCGAATTGGCAGAGAACTATATCGGCCTGCCGTTCTGA